In a single window of the Bacteroidota bacterium genome:
- a CDS encoding elongation factor Tu has protein sequence LITTVAMEEGLRFAIREGGRTVGAGVVGKIIE, from the coding sequence CTGATCACCACCGTGGCCATGGAAGAAGGTCTTCGCTTCGCTATCCGCGAAGGCGGACGTACCGTGGGTGCTGGTGTCGTTGGTAAGATTATTGAATAA
- the rpsJ gene encoding 30S ribosomal protein S10, which produces MSTQKIRIKLKSYDHNLIDKSAKRIIQTAKSTGAVISGPVPLPTKRALYTVLRSPHVDKKSREQFETRSHKRIIDILNPTSKTIDQLLKIELPAGVDVEIKS; this is translated from the coding sequence ATGTCAACCCAGAAAATCCGTATTAAATTAAAATCTTACGATCACAATCTGATTGATAAGTCCGCAAAACGGATTATTCAAACAGCCAAGTCGACTGGTGCCGTCATTTCCGGGCCTGTTCCGCTGCCGACCAAACGGGCTCTCTATACCGTACTCCGGTCTCCGCACGTCGACAAAAAGTCCCGGGAGCAGTTCGAAACGCGTAGCCATAAGCGAATCATTGACATTCTGAACCCAACCAGCAAGACGATTGATCAGCTTTTGAAAATCGAGTTGCCCGCTGGTGTGGATGTTGAGATCAAATCTTAA
- the rplC gene encoding 50S ribosomal protein L3, which yields MLGLIGKKVGMTSIFDDKGRQQNCTVLEVGPCTVVQVKTAEKDGYSAMQLGFGKRKEKNMTKPVLGHFKKAGVPSNAVLGEFRVDDPSPVGTVLNVDIFQTGELVDVIGTSKGRGFQGVVKRHGFGGVGSRSHGQHDRERAPGSVGSSSYPSRVFKGLKMAGQTGDARVTSKNLQVIKVMPESNLILVRGAVPGANNGIVQIIKQSK from the coding sequence ATGTTAGGTTTAATTGGTAAAAAGGTCGGGATGACCAGCATTTTCGATGACAAGGGTCGTCAGCAAAACTGCACCGTCCTCGAAGTGGGTCCATGTACGGTCGTTCAGGTGAAAACCGCCGAGAAGGATGGCTACAGTGCCATGCAACTTGGTTTCGGTAAGAGAAAAGAAAAGAACATGACCAAGCCGGTTCTCGGACATTTTAAAAAGGCCGGTGTTCCCTCCAATGCGGTTCTCGGTGAGTTCCGTGTGGATGATCCTTCACCGGTTGGTACCGTTCTGAATGTTGATATTTTTCAGACCGGTGAATTGGTCGATGTCATCGGAACATCCAAGGGTCGTGGTTTTCAGGGTGTGGTTAAACGGCATGGCTTTGGCGGTGTCGGTTCCCGTTCCCATGGTCAGCATGACCGCGAACGCGCACCTGGTTCCGTCGGATCCTCATCGTATCCCTCTCGCGTGTTCAAGGGTTTGAAAATGGCCGGTCAGACCGGTGATGCCCGGGTGACCAGCAAAAACCTGCAGGTCATTAAAGTGATGCCTGAATCAAACCTGATTCTGGTTCGTGGTGCTGTTCCCGGTGCAAACAACGGCATCGTACAGATTATTAAACAATCCAAATAA